Proteins co-encoded in one Lysobacter solisilvae genomic window:
- a CDS encoding EF-hand domain-containing protein, with translation MLPLAAALLLVPLAAPLLAQSPQSGRTKLDTNADGVIDRAEAAAKPRLAEHFDSLDRNGDGRLSADERPQHPGNGMRGGHHRGQGMERLDVDKDGRISRSEFDAGEAKREAMRAEHAQKAGAQASKSQTWRAALPKPDFAAIDSNRDGYLVGSELRAHHERMKPQLEALHKQHLEASFKAADINGDGKLGRVEVDEKMPRLKDRFQWLDENRDGFLSRAELQASHGRR, from the coding sequence ATGCTTCCCCTTGCCGCCGCCCTCCTGCTGGTGCCGCTGGCGGCGCCCCTGCTCGCCCAGTCGCCGCAGTCCGGTCGTACGAAGCTCGACACCAACGCCGACGGCGTGATCGACCGCGCCGAGGCGGCCGCCAAGCCGCGCCTGGCCGAACATTTCGACAGCCTGGACCGCAACGGCGACGGACGACTGTCGGCGGACGAACGTCCGCAGCACCCTGGCAATGGCATGCGCGGCGGTCACCATCGAGGCCAGGGCATGGAACGGCTGGACGTCGACAAGGACGGCCGCATCAGCCGCAGCGAGTTCGATGCCGGCGAGGCCAAGCGCGAGGCCATGCGGGCCGAGCATGCGCAGAAGGCCGGCGCGCAGGCATCCAAGTCCCAGACGTGGCGCGCCGCGCTCCCCAAACCCGACTTCGCCGCCATCGACAGCAACCGCGACGGCTACCTGGTGGGTTCGGAACTGCGCGCGCACCACGAGCGGATGAAGCCCCAGCTTGAAGCCCTGCACAAGCAGCATCTGGAGGCATCGTTCAAGGCCGCCGACATCAATGGCGACGGCAAGCTGGGCCGGGTGGAAGTGGACGAAAAGATGCCGCGCCTGAAGGACCGCTTCCAGTGGCTGGACGAGAACCGCGACGGCTTCCTCAGCCGTGCCGAACTGCAGGCCTCGCACGGGCGCCGCTGA